In one window of Reinekea forsetii DNA:
- a CDS encoding cystathionine gamma-synthase family protein, with protein MSKVKGFTSRIVHHDRLQGFADGPVHAPIYNSVPYSYATTEGLVEVFQGRASGHAYARQSTPTTDSLQSLISEAEQGIATLVFATGMAAISGTLLALLQRGDHMIASRFLFGNTHSLLSTLANFGIEVTLVDATDCAHVRAAQQGNTRLVFVETIANPGTQIASLDEIGQWCAQQNVLFMVDNTITSPYLFNPKSVQAGLVINSLSKYFGGHGTVLGGAITDTGLFDWSHYPNIFPAYQQGDAHKWGLTQIKKKALRDMGGTLSSDGAYQLAVGAETIALRMDRQCANAAALANLLAQHEKVEAVYYPGLASHPQHDRARRWFRSFGAILSFDLKAPYDCAALLDDMALVINATHLGDNRTLALPMASTIFYEMGPENRAALGIGDRMIRCSVGIEDPEDILSCFAEALARLTP; from the coding sequence ATGAGTAAGGTTAAAGGATTCACCAGTCGCATTGTGCATCATGACCGCCTGCAAGGCTTTGCCGACGGCCCGGTGCATGCTCCGATCTATAATAGCGTACCCTATTCATACGCCACTACGGAAGGACTGGTAGAGGTTTTTCAGGGTCGGGCCAGCGGCCATGCTTATGCCCGGCAGTCAACGCCGACCACCGATTCATTGCAGTCCTTGATCAGTGAGGCCGAGCAGGGCATCGCCACCTTGGTCTTTGCGACCGGTATGGCAGCGATCAGCGGCACCTTGCTGGCCCTGCTGCAGCGCGGCGACCACATGATTGCCAGTCGATTTCTGTTTGGCAACACGCACAGCTTGCTGAGCACATTGGCAAACTTCGGCATCGAGGTGACCCTGGTTGACGCGACCGACTGCGCCCATGTCCGCGCCGCCCAGCAAGGCAACACGCGCCTGGTGTTTGTCGAGACCATTGCCAATCCGGGCACTCAGATTGCCAGTTTGGACGAAATCGGCCAGTGGTGTGCGCAGCAAAACGTACTCTTTATGGTCGACAATACCATTACCTCGCCTTACCTCTTTAATCCGAAAAGCGTTCAAGCCGGGTTGGTGATCAACAGTCTGTCAAAATACTTTGGCGGTCATGGCACGGTCTTAGGCGGCGCCATAACCGATACCGGTCTCTTTGACTGGTCCCATTACCCCAATATCTTCCCTGCCTATCAGCAGGGTGATGCCCACAAATGGGGCCTTACCCAAATCAAGAAAAAGGCCTTGCGTGATATGGGGGGTACCCTGAGTTCCGATGGTGCCTATCAACTGGCGGTGGGGGCCGAAACCATAGCGCTGCGCATGGATCGTCAATGCGCCAATGCCGCGGCTCTGGCCAACCTGTTGGCGCAGCATGAAAAAGTCGAGGCGGTATACTACCCCGGCTTGGCATCCCATCCGCAACATGACCGAGCGCGGCGTTGGTTTCGTTCATTCGGGGCCATCCTAAGCTTTGATCTAAAAGCCCCCTATGACTGTGCGGCCTTACTCGATGATATGGCATTGGTTATTAACGCGACCCATTTGGGCGATAACCGGACCCTGGCCTTACCCATGGCCAGCACCATTTTTTATGAAATGGGACCCGAAAATAGGGCCGCGCTCGGCATTGGTGACCGGATGATTCGATGCTCGGTCGGGATTGAAGACCCAGAGGATATATTGTCCTGTTTTGCTGAGGCATTGGCCCGATTGACGCCCTAG
- a CDS encoding DUF2058 domain-containing protein, whose amino-acid sequence MSKSLADQFLKLGLADKKQVQKDKNEKRKNDKVNRKNRVETDDGESKQAVEQARLAKVAKDRQLNLERQQKAQEKSLVAQVKQIIETTRIHLDDGDVKFNFADRFDNKIKSIYVSAQIQVDLARGKLAIATFENRFFVVPQAVAAKIMERSTTSILFLADPQAAQPDDDDPYKDYVIPDDLMW is encoded by the coding sequence ATGTCAAAATCACTGGCCGATCAGTTTTTGAAACTGGGCCTGGCGGACAAGAAACAAGTTCAAAAAGACAAGAACGAGAAGCGTAAAAACGATAAGGTCAATCGCAAGAACCGGGTTGAGACCGATGACGGTGAGTCCAAACAGGCGGTCGAGCAGGCGCGTTTGGCCAAGGTGGCCAAAGATCGCCAGCTGAATCTTGAGCGGCAACAAAAAGCGCAGGAAAAGTCCTTGGTGGCGCAGGTTAAACAGATCATCGAGACGACCCGAATCCACCTCGATGACGGTGATGTAAAGTTCAACTTTGCCGATCGATTCGACAATAAGATAAAATCGATCTACGTCAGCGCACAGATCCAGGTCGATTTAGCCCGCGGTAAGTTGGCCATTGCGACTTTCGAGAACCGCTTCTTCGTAGTGCCTCAGGCGGTCGCGGCGAAAATAATGGAGCGCAGTACCACCAGCATCCTATTTCTAGCCGACCCCCAAGCAGCGCAACCTGACGATGACGATCCCTATAAAGACTATGTCATCCCCGACGATCTAATGTGGTAA